A portion of the Cryptomeria japonica chromosome 5, Sugi_1.0, whole genome shotgun sequence genome contains these proteins:
- the LOC131875965 gene encoding SKP1-like protein 11 — MAANTVTFRVFRDEEVYEDFELEKMAAMESVVVKNFIDRKTGMEPLTFPIPCDNINSSKVLEMVFDYCKFHAHAKSNTISEEDVNIWDTQFVEKALSADKNQATFLQILLTANFLEIIDLFDLLCKAAADFLKQKNVEEMRELFERENNLSEEQQEAIMRETDWAHA, encoded by the coding sequence ATGGCGGCAAATACAGTGACATTCAGGGTGTTCAGAGATGAAGAAGTGTATGAAGATTTCGAACTGGAGAAAATGGCTGCAATGGAATCAGTGGTCGTAAAGAATTTTATAGACAGAAAAACAGGAATGGAACCTCTAACGTTTCCTATTCCTTGTGATAACATCAATAGTAGCAAAGTGCTGGAGATGGTATTTGACTACTGTAAATTCCATGCTCATGCAAAATCCAACACTATATCAGAAGAGGATGTGAACATATGGGATACACAATTCGTTGAAAAAGCTCTTTCTGCAGATAAAAATCAGGCGACCTTCTTGCAAATTCTTTTGACAGCGAATTTTCTTGAAATAATAGATCTATTCGATTTGTTATGCAAGGCTGCTGCAGATTTTCTGAAACAGAAAAATGTGGAAGAAATGCGCGAGTTGTTTGAGAGAGAGAATAATTTGAGTGAGGAGCAACAGGAGGCAATCATGAGAGAGACGGACTGGGCACACGCATAA